Proteins encoded together in one Altererythrobacter epoxidivorans window:
- the ispH gene encoding 4-hydroxy-3-methylbut-2-enyl diphosphate reductase: protein MNAPLQAPETGDISNSQAERPALTLLIAAPRGFCAGVDRAIEIVERAIQKYGAPVYVRHEIVHNRYVVDSLKEQGAVFVEELDEVPEGAPVVFSAHGVPKSVPAEAERREMIYVDATCPLVSKVHRQAERQIEKGRHIIFIGHAGHPEVIGTMGQVEEGEITLVETVADVEQLEFEPGIELSYLTQTTLSVDDTAEVIAALHERFPEIHGPKAEDICYATSNRQAAVKRIAPASDLVLVIGAPNSSNSLRLVEVAERLGTDARLIQRAEEIDPSWLDGVGTLGLTAGASAPEKLVREVVERISEWREVHEETIVAAEEKMVFKLPRELAD from the coding sequence ATGAACGCTCCCTTGCAAGCGCCCGAAACCGGGGACATCTCGAATTCGCAGGCCGAACGGCCAGCGCTGACGCTGCTTATTGCTGCCCCGCGGGGCTTCTGCGCAGGGGTGGATCGCGCCATCGAAATCGTCGAGCGGGCGATCCAGAAATACGGCGCGCCGGTCTATGTCCGCCATGAAATCGTGCACAATCGCTACGTGGTGGATTCGCTCAAGGAGCAAGGCGCGGTCTTCGTGGAGGAGCTGGACGAAGTGCCCGAGGGCGCACCGGTCGTCTTCAGCGCGCACGGCGTACCGAAGTCGGTCCCGGCGGAAGCCGAGCGGCGTGAGATGATCTATGTCGATGCGACCTGCCCATTGGTGAGCAAGGTCCATCGCCAGGCCGAAAGGCAGATCGAAAAGGGACGTCACATCATCTTTATCGGTCACGCCGGACATCCGGAGGTGATCGGGACGATGGGCCAGGTCGAAGAAGGGGAGATTACGCTCGTCGAAACGGTTGCCGACGTCGAGCAGCTCGAATTCGAACCCGGGATCGAGCTATCCTACCTGACGCAGACGACCCTTTCGGTCGACGACACGGCAGAAGTAATCGCCGCCCTTCATGAGCGATTCCCGGAAATTCACGGGCCGAAGGCAGAGGACATCTGCTACGCGACGTCCAACAGGCAGGCTGCGGTGAAGAGGATCGCGCCAGCCAGCGACCTCGTCCTTGTGATCGGTGCGCCCAATTCTTCCAATTCGCTGCGTCTGGTCGAAGTCGCAGAGCGGCTCGGCACGGATGCGCGCCTGATCCAGCGGGCCGAAGAAATAGATCCCAGCTGGCTCGACGGTGTCGGGACGCTGGGCCTGACCGCTGGCGCTTCTGCCCCCGAAAAGCTGGTGCGCGAAGTGGTCGAACGGATTTCCGAATGGCGCGAAGTGCACGAGGAAACCATCGTGGCAGCCGAAGAGAAAATGGTTTTCAAGCTCCCGCGCGAGCTGGCCGACTAG